Proteins encoded in a region of the Prochlorothrix hollandica PCC 9006 = CALU 1027 genome:
- a CDS encoding rhomboid family intramembrane serine protease, protein MDNDTFQQLVTLSQTTIGEPFPIFMGFIGFLWLLNLINIGITHGALKRHGILPRSREGLVGILFAPCLHGSWQHLRNNTWPLLLLGTFVMVQVGNYFYGVTLTIWAIGGIGVWIFGQDGVHLGASSLIWGYCGFILLHALFSPTVLSVLLAAIVVLSYGGMIAAGVTLQPQEQRVSWQSHQFGFAGGWLAARYSAEIQQGLGRVLDSLGQLLGF, encoded by the coding sequence CACGATCGGGGAACCTTTTCCCATTTTTATGGGATTCATTGGTTTTTTATGGTTACTGAACCTGATTAATATCGGTATTACCCATGGAGCCTTAAAACGCCATGGCATTTTACCCCGCAGTCGCGAGGGATTGGTGGGGATTCTGTTTGCTCCCTGTCTCCATGGCAGTTGGCAGCATCTGCGCAATAATACCTGGCCCTTGCTCCTGTTAGGGACCTTTGTGATGGTGCAGGTGGGTAATTATTTTTATGGGGTGACCTTAACGATTTGGGCGATCGGGGGCATAGGGGTTTGGATCTTTGGCCAGGATGGGGTGCATTTAGGCGCTAGTAGCTTAATTTGGGGCTACTGTGGCTTTATTCTGCTCCATGCCCTATTTTCCCCCACGGTGCTGTCGGTGCTGTTGGCGGCGATCGTGGTTCTTAGCTATGGGGGGATGATTGCCGCCGGGGTGACCCTCCAGCCCCAGGAGCAGCGTGTTTCTTGGCAGAGCCATCAGTTTGGGTTTGCGGGGGGATGGCTGGCGGCGCGATATAGTGCCGAAATTCAACAGGGACTAGGACGGGTGCTGGACTCCCTCGGTCAACTCCTGGGGTTCTAG